The genomic segment CGGGAACGCGATGTCCACACGACCCCGACGCCGCGGCTCGGGGGAGTGGCGATGTTCCTCGGCATCGCAGCGGCGATCGGTGTCTCAGCCGCCAACCCGTTCTTCAGCATCATGTGGGTCCCGCCGCAGACGATGTGGGCGGTGCTGGGCGCAGCGCTCCTCATCGCCGTCATCGGAGTCATCGACGACCTGTGGGATCTGGACTGGATGATCAAGCTCGGCGCGCAGTTCCTCGCCGCGGGCATCATCACTGTGGTGGGCGGCCTGCAGATCCTCGCCCTGCCGCTGGGCGACATGATCATCTTCTCGAGCTGGTTGAGCATCGCCGTGACGATGTTCGCGATCGTCGTCGTCATGAACGCGGTGAACTTCATCGACGGCCTCGACGGCCTCGTCGCCGGCGTGTGCCTCATCGCCAACGGGGTGTTCTTCGCGTACTCGTACATCCTCACCAGGGACACCGGGGCCAGCAGCTACTTCAACCTGGCATCCTTCCTCGCCGCCGTCGCCATCGGCGCCTGTCTGGGGTTCCTGCCGTTGAACTGGAGCCCCGCCAAGCTCTTCATGGGCGACTCGGGTGCGCTCGTGATGGGCCTGCTGATGGCCACAGCCGCGATCTCGCTCACCGGACAGATGTCGTCCGCAGCCATGGACCCGCAGGAGTTCGGTCGCTCGCAGCTCCTCGGTGCGTTCATCCCGATCCTGCTGCCGCTCGTGGTCGTGATGCTGCCGTTGTTGGACTTCGGCCTCGCGGTGTTCCGACGCATGCGCGCCGGACGCTCGCCCTTCGCTCCGGATCGCAAACACCTGCACCACCGGATGCTCGACCTCGGCCACCGCGATCGCGATGCCGTCATCATCTTCTACGCCTGGACCGCGATCATCTCGCTCGCCGTGCTGCTCATGTACCTCGGATCCAGGGAGGACTGGCCCGGTCAGTACCTCCCCGGCGTGATCTTCGGGGTCATCGGCGCCGCCGCCTGCCTGACCGTGACCCTCCTTCCCTCGCGCCACAGAGCCGTCGCGACACCGACAGCTCCCGACGAGCCCACCGAGCCGCACCCATCCCTGGAGACCCGATGAGCGACACACAAGACAGACCAGCCACTCCCGCCATCAACGCGGTGCTCCGCACCGTGCTGGTGTGGACCGGCATCGCCGCTGCGGCACTGATCGTGCTGGGCGGGGGCATCGGCTACCTCGTCGCCGGCGCGGAAGGACTGTGGAGCGGTCTGGCCGGCGTCGGCCTCGCGATCGTGTTCCTCGCGCTCACCCCGGTGAGCGTGCTGATCGCCAACCGCTGGTACGGCAAGGAGATGTTCGCGACGGTGTTCTTCGGCATCGTCATGGGGGGATGGCTGCTCAAGCTCGTCATCTTCATCGTCGCGATCGTCATCCTGCGCGGGCAGAGCTGGGTCGTCCCCGAGGTGATATTCCTCTCCCTCGTCGCGGGGATCGTGGTCAGCCTCGCCATCGATGCGATCG from the Microbacterium ginsengiterrae genome contains:
- a CDS encoding MraY family glycosyltransferase — encoded protein: MKQYVFTIILTATITFVMSWAVWQLSLRFKLYPGIRERDVHTTPTPRLGGVAMFLGIAAAIGVSAANPFFSIMWVPPQTMWAVLGAALLIAVIGVIDDLWDLDWMIKLGAQFLAAGIITVVGGLQILALPLGDMIIFSSWLSIAVTMFAIVVVMNAVNFIDGLDGLVAGVCLIANGVFFAYSYILTRDTGASSYFNLASFLAAVAIGACLGFLPLNWSPAKLFMGDSGALVMGLLMATAAISLTGQMSSAAMDPQEFGRSQLLGAFIPILLPLVVVMLPLLDFGLAVFRRMRAGRSPFAPDRKHLHHRMLDLGHRDRDAVIIFYAWTAIISLAVLLMYLGSREDWPGQYLPGVIFGVIGAAACLTVTLLPSRHRAVATPTAPDEPTEPHPSLETR